ATCCGGATCAGCCGATGTTCAGCTCGTCGAAGGTGCCCGCGGGCAGGCGCCAGAGCTCGGCGTCGCCCAGGGCCATTACGGTCGTACGGTCCAGAGGATAAGAGGAGTCGCCGCCGCCCGCCTCCTCCCGGGTCGTGAAGCACGAACCGGACTGCAGGACCGCGCGCGTCACCTCGCGTCCGTCGGGCAGGAACTCGGTCACCCGCGCCCGGCCCAGTCGCATCACGTAGTCTGCCGGGCAGGCCGCGCGCAGCAGCTCGTACGGGGCGAGGTGGCGCGCGTAGCGGGCGTCGGACAGTTCGTCGCGCAGCTCGGGGCGGCGCATGAAGAGGCGGGCGTCGCGGATGAGGGTCAGGTGTGGCATGACCGGTTCCATTCCGGAAAACCGTATTCACTCATGAATGATCCGGAGCAACTATATCCGAGGATGCCGGCTTTGACGAGCACGG
This DNA window, taken from bacterium, encodes the following:
- a CDS encoding cyclic nucleotide-binding domain-containing protein, whose amino-acid sequence is MPHLTLIRDARLFMRRPELRDELSDARYARHLAPYELLRAACPADYVMRLGRARVTEFLPDGREVTRAVLQSGSCFTTREEAGGGDSSYPLDRTTVMALGDAELWRLPAGTFDELNIG